Proteins from a genomic interval of Pseudoruegeria sp. SHC-113:
- the petB gene encoding cytochrome b: MAGIPHDHYEPKTKGEKWLHSRLNVVGLLYDTLMIPTPKNLNWMWIWGIVLVFCLVLQIATGVVLVMHYTPHVDMAFASIEHIMRNVNGGHMIRYMHMNGASLFFVAVYAHIFRGLYYGSYKAPREVTWIIGMLIYLLMMGTAFMGYVLPWGQMSFHGTAVITGLFGAIPGIGEAIQTWLLGATAVGQPALNRFFSLHYLLPFVIAGLVIVHVWAFHSTGNNNPTGVEVRRGSKAEAEKDTLPFWPYFVIKDVFALAVILVVFFAIVGFMPNYLGHPDNYIEANPLATPAHIVPEWYFLPFYAILRAFTADVWVVQLVSFITGGIIDAKFFGVLAMFGAIAVMALAPWLDTSSVRSGRYRPMFKWWFAILCVDFMVLMWVGARPAEFPYDWISLIASAYWFAYFLVILPLLGVLEKPETPPATIEDDFKAHYGKSSDATPAE; this comes from the coding sequence ATGGCCGGTATTCCGCACGATCACTACGAGCCCAAGACGAAGGGCGAAAAGTGGCTTCACTCCCGCCTGAACGTGGTGGGCCTTCTCTATGACACCCTGATGATCCCCACGCCCAAGAACCTGAACTGGATGTGGATCTGGGGCATCGTTCTTGTGTTCTGCCTTGTGCTGCAGATCGCCACAGGCGTTGTGCTGGTGATGCACTACACGCCGCATGTCGACATGGCCTTCGCCTCGATCGAACACATCATGCGCAACGTGAACGGCGGGCACATGATCCGCTACATGCACATGAACGGCGCATCGCTGTTCTTCGTGGCCGTTTACGCCCACATCTTCCGTGGCCTCTACTACGGTTCCTACAAGGCGCCGCGCGAGGTGACATGGATCATCGGTATGCTGATCTACCTGCTGATGATGGGCACCGCCTTCATGGGCTACGTGCTGCCCTGGGGCCAGATGTCCTTCCACGGCACCGCCGTGATCACGGGCCTATTCGGCGCGATCCCGGGCATCGGTGAAGCCATCCAGACGTGGCTCCTTGGCGCAACCGCCGTTGGCCAGCCCGCCCTGAACCGCTTCTTCTCGCTGCACTACCTGCTGCCCTTCGTGATTGCCGGCCTCGTGATCGTCCACGTCTGGGCGTTCCACTCCACCGGCAACAACAACCCGACGGGTGTGGAAGTGCGCCGCGGCTCCAAAGCCGAGGCCGAGAAAGACACGCTGCCCTTCTGGCCCTACTTCGTGATCAAGGACGTCTTCGCGCTGGCCGTGATCCTGGTTGTCTTCTTCGCCATCGTCGGCTTCATGCCGAACTACCTTGGCCACCCGGACAACTACATCGAGGCCAACCCGCTGGCGACGCCCGCACACATCGTGCCCGAATGGTACTTCCTGCCGTTCTACGCGATCCTGCGCGCCTTCACCGCGGATGTGTGGGTCGTGCAACTGGTGAGCTTCATCACCGGCGGCATCATCGACGCGAAGTTCTTCGGCGTGCTCGCCATGTTCGGCGCCATCGCCGTCATGGCTCTGGCCCCGTGGCTGGACACCTCCAGCGTGCGCTCCGGCCGCTACCGCCCGATGTTCAAATGGTGGTTCGCCATCCTGTGCGTGGACTTCATGGTCCTGATGTGGGTGGGCGCGCGCCCGGCCGAGTTCCCCTATGACTGGATCTCGCTGATCGCTTCCGCCTACTGGTTCGCCTACTTCCTGGTGATCCTGCCGCTTCTGGGCGTGCTGGAGAAACCGGAAACCCCGCCGGCCACCATCGAAGACGACTTCAAAGCCCACTACGGCAAATCGTCCGACGCGACGCCGGCCGAGTGA
- a CDS encoding amidase family protein encodes MDETSGKGTTMISRRDLLASAAASGVLTATGWPVFAANADIAGLIRSTDALGLAALVKSGEVTPLELAQASVETALALDGALNAITTPMYEQALEKAAVMRPQGPFAGVPFLVKDNLDVAGQYTTHGSRVFADSLAARSAPLTLIQEAAGLNLIGKTNMPEVGALPTTEGQLLGATLNPWNPLHSSGGSSGGSAAAVAAGIVPVAHASDGGGSIRIPAAHCGLFGLKPSRRRMVWGSSDQTSYASDNCVSRSVRDSAMLFAVSQNRAPDAPHPPLPFVEGPDRRRMTIGVDLRNYYGALPDADVQTAIEEMAALCAELGHTVIEVTNPVDEEFETRFNQIFGFRMVSLADAAAAKAGRPPRETGLLDRFVLDWAEHARGFSAEDVAAANAYFQRLGAEYADWLSGMDLFLSPVAAGPAPRIGTLFDPSESFGEMFHRVSRHASYTAVQNSIGLPAMSVPAGSSAHGLPIGAHFVAPAGREDALLALAYEIEQAQPWWDLWAPHSLAAL; translated from the coding sequence TTGGACGAGACCTCCGGGAAAGGCACCACAATGATTTCACGTAGAGACCTTCTTGCTTCGGCCGCCGCGAGCGGTGTTCTGACGGCCACTGGGTGGCCCGTTTTCGCCGCGAATGCTGATATCGCTGGCCTGATACGCTCAACGGATGCCCTCGGCCTGGCCGCGCTCGTCAAGTCCGGCGAGGTAACGCCGCTGGAACTCGCGCAAGCGTCTGTCGAAACCGCACTGGCGCTTGACGGAGCGCTCAATGCGATCACAACGCCGATGTATGAACAGGCCTTGGAAAAAGCTGCGGTCATGCGCCCGCAGGGGCCCTTCGCCGGTGTGCCGTTCCTCGTGAAAGACAATCTGGATGTGGCTGGCCAGTATACGACGCATGGGTCGCGCGTCTTCGCGGATTCGCTTGCTGCGCGCTCTGCGCCACTTACGCTGATACAGGAAGCAGCGGGGCTGAACCTGATCGGCAAGACGAATATGCCTGAAGTGGGCGCCTTGCCGACAACGGAAGGACAACTGCTGGGCGCAACCCTCAACCCATGGAACCCGTTGCATTCTTCGGGCGGATCCAGTGGTGGGTCTGCGGCAGCCGTTGCGGCGGGGATCGTGCCTGTTGCGCATGCCAGCGACGGCGGAGGATCGATCCGTATCCCCGCCGCACATTGCGGCCTGTTCGGGCTGAAGCCGAGCCGTCGCCGCATGGTCTGGGGGTCGAGCGATCAGACAAGCTACGCCTCCGACAACTGCGTGAGCCGTTCGGTCCGCGACAGCGCCATGCTTTTCGCTGTGAGCCAAAATCGTGCGCCCGACGCGCCGCACCCGCCACTGCCTTTCGTGGAGGGGCCGGATAGACGCCGGATGACAATCGGCGTGGATCTGCGGAACTACTATGGCGCGTTGCCGGACGCGGACGTGCAGACGGCCATTGAAGAGATGGCGGCCCTGTGCGCCGAACTTGGCCACACCGTGATCGAAGTCACAAACCCGGTGGATGAGGAATTCGAGACCCGGTTCAATCAGATCTTTGGCTTCCGAATGGTCTCGCTCGCCGATGCCGCCGCAGCCAAGGCCGGACGTCCCCCGCGGGAGACGGGGCTGCTGGACCGCTTTGTTCTGGACTGGGCCGAGCACGCCCGTGGATTCAGCGCAGAGGATGTTGCCGCTGCGAATGCTTATTTTCAGCGGCTCGGCGCGGAGTATGCTGACTGGCTCTCGGGTATGGACCTGTTCCTTTCGCCTGTCGCGGCGGGGCCAGCGCCCAGGATCGGTACGTTGTTCGACCCAAGCGAATCCTTCGGTGAGATGTTTCACCGTGTGTCGCGACACGCTTCCTACACAGCCGTGCAGAACTCCATTGGATTGCCTGCCATGTCCGTCCCGGCCGGCTCAAGCGCCCATGGCTTGCCCATCGGGGCCCATTTCGTGGCCCCGGCGGGCCGGGAGGACGCCCTGCTGGCGCTCGCATATGAAATCGAACAGGCCCAGCCCTGGTGGGATCTCTGGGCACCGCATTCGCTCGCTGCGCTCTGA
- the ade gene encoding adenine deaminase, translated as MEHMTLKSWPDVAAKLVAVAAGRAPADLVIRGGRWVNVHTREILDNHDIAIADGRSAYCGPDASHCIGEATEVIEAQGRYMIPGLCDGHMHIESGMLTPAEFARAVIPHGTTSMFTDPHEIANVLGLRGVRLMHDEALLQPVNIFTQMPSCAPSAPGLETTGYEISPEDVAEAMTWPGIIGLGEMMNFPGVVNGDAKMLAEIAATQRAGKTVGGHYASPDLGPAFHAYAAGGPADDHEGTCEADAIARVRQGMRSMMRLGSAWYDVESQITAVTEKGLDPRGFILCTDDCHSGTLVNEGHMNRVVRHAIACGCDPLIALQMATINTATHFGLEREIGSIAPGRRADVILTSDLRTLPIEHVIARGVTVAKDGAITVDCPHLDWPADARATVHLGKALAAEDFEIKAPEGANRVTAKVIGVVENQAPTKALSASLAVTDGLVEGDPAQDVCQIALVERHRGTGGVTNAFVSGFGYEGPMAMASTVAHDSHHMIVVGTSREDMALAANRLGEVGGGITIFRDGKELALVELPVAGLMSDSPATEVAAKAQAMVEAMAACGCRLNNAYMQHSLLALVVIPELRISDLGLVDVRTFELTPLFEQEG; from the coding sequence ATGGAACATATGACATTGAAAAGCTGGCCCGATGTTGCGGCCAAACTTGTGGCCGTTGCGGCCGGGCGCGCTCCGGCGGATCTGGTGATCCGCGGCGGGCGCTGGGTGAATGTGCACACCCGTGAGATCCTCGACAATCACGACATCGCCATCGCTGACGGACGCTCTGCCTATTGCGGGCCGGATGCCAGCCATTGCATCGGCGAGGCCACCGAAGTGATCGAGGCGCAGGGGCGCTACATGATCCCGGGCCTGTGCGATGGCCACATGCATATCGAAAGCGGCATGCTCACGCCGGCGGAATTTGCCCGTGCGGTGATCCCCCATGGCACGACGAGCATGTTCACCGATCCCCATGAGATCGCCAATGTGCTGGGGCTGCGCGGCGTGCGGCTGATGCATGACGAGGCGCTGCTGCAGCCGGTGAACATCTTCACGCAGATGCCCTCCTGCGCGCCCTCCGCGCCGGGGCTTGAGACGACAGGCTACGAGATCTCGCCCGAGGATGTGGCCGAGGCGATGACATGGCCCGGCATCATCGGCCTTGGCGAGATGATGAACTTCCCCGGTGTCGTGAACGGCGATGCCAAGATGCTGGCCGAAATCGCCGCCACGCAACGCGCCGGCAAGACTGTGGGTGGCCATTACGCCAGCCCCGATCTTGGCCCTGCCTTCCACGCCTATGCCGCTGGAGGACCGGCGGATGACCATGAGGGCACCTGCGAGGCCGATGCCATTGCCCGCGTGCGGCAGGGGATGCGGTCGATGATGCGTCTGGGCTCGGCTTGGTATGACGTGGAGAGCCAGATCACCGCTGTCACCGAAAAGGGGCTCGATCCGCGCGGGTTCATCCTCTGCACCGATGATTGCCACTCCGGGACGCTTGTGAATGAGGGCCATATGAACCGCGTGGTGCGCCATGCGATTGCCTGCGGCTGCGATCCGCTGATCGCCCTGCAGATGGCGACCATCAACACCGCCACGCATTTTGGCCTTGAGCGGGAAATCGGCTCTATTGCACCGGGACGGCGCGCCGACGTGATCCTGACGAGCGATCTGCGGACGCTACCGATCGAGCATGTGATCGCCCGTGGCGTGACCGTCGCGAAGGACGGCGCGATCACGGTGGACTGTCCGCATCTTGACTGGCCTGCCGACGCACGTGCGACGGTGCATCTGGGCAAGGCGCTTGCGGCAGAGGATTTCGAGATCAAGGCACCGGAGGGCGCGAACCGGGTGACGGCCAAGGTGATCGGCGTCGTCGAGAATCAGGCCCCAACTAAGGCCCTTTCCGCATCGCTCGCCGTCACCGACGGCCTTGTCGAGGGCGACCCGGCGCAGGACGTGTGCCAGATCGCGCTGGTGGAACGGCACCGGGGCACGGGTGGCGTGACGAACGCGTTTGTGTCGGGCTTCGGCTACGAAGGACCGATGGCCATGGCCTCCACCGTCGCCCATGACAGCCACCATATGATCGTTGTCGGCACCAGCCGCGAAGATATGGCGCTCGCGGCCAACAGGCTGGGCGAGGTGGGCGGCGGCATCACCATCTTCCGGGACGGCAAGGAACTGGCACTCGTGGAACTGCCTGTCGCCGGGTTGATGAGCGACAGCCCCGCCACCGAGGTGGCCGCCAAAGCGCAGGCGATGGTCGAGGCCATGGCCGCCTGTGGATGCCGGCTCAACAATGCCTATATGCAGCATTCCCTGCTGGCGCTCGTCGTCATCCCGGAGCTTCGGATTTCTGACCTCGGCCTCGTGGACGTGCGCACATTCGAGCTGACCCCGCTGTTTGAACAAGAAGGATAA
- a CDS encoding cytochrome c1 → MIKKFALTALAALALTTGGAYAAGGGDQHIEDFAFSFEGPLGTFDQNQLQRGLKVYTEVCAACHGLKYLTFRNLGDEGGPAYTDDQVRAYASGFEVFDAELDDTRAATPADHFPGSNLENAPDLTLMAKARAGFHGPAGLGINQIIKGMGGPEYIASLLTGYTGKEKEEAGTTFYENTAFPGGWIAMAPPLSDELVEFDDGHPNTLHHMSEDVAAFLMWTAEPKMMARKQAGFTGVLFLTIFACLMYLTNKRLWAPVKKKVKEA, encoded by the coding sequence ATGATCAAGAAATTCGCACTCACGGCGCTCGCTGCGCTGGCCCTGACCACCGGTGGCGCCTATGCCGCCGGCGGCGGTGACCAACACATCGAGGATTTCGCCTTCTCCTTCGAAGGGCCGCTTGGCACCTTCGATCAGAACCAGCTGCAGCGCGGCCTGAAGGTCTACACCGAAGTCTGCGCGGCCTGCCACGGGCTGAAGTACCTCACCTTCCGCAACCTCGGCGACGAGGGCGGCCCGGCCTACACCGACGATCAGGTGCGCGCCTATGCCTCCGGTTTCGAAGTCTTCGATGCCGAGCTGGACGACACCCGCGCCGCCACGCCGGCCGATCACTTCCCCGGTTCGAACCTCGAGAACGCACCGGACCTGACCCTGATGGCGAAAGCCCGCGCCGGTTTCCACGGCCCGGCTGGCCTCGGGATCAACCAGATCATCAAGGGCATGGGTGGCCCGGAATACATCGCCTCGCTCCTGACCGGCTACACCGGCAAGGAGAAAGAGGAAGCTGGCACCACGTTCTACGAGAACACCGCCTTCCCGGGCGGCTGGATCGCCATGGCCCCGCCGCTCAGCGATGAGCTGGTGGAGTTCGACGACGGCCACCCGAACACGCTGCATCACATGTCTGAAGATGTGGCCGCCTTCCTGATGTGGACGGCCGAGCCGAAGATGATGGCCCGCAAGCAGGCCGGTTTCACCGGTGTGCTCTTCCTCACCATCTTCGCCTGCCTGATGTATCTCACCAACAAGCGCCTCTGGGCGCCGGTGAAGAAGAAGGTGAAAGAGGCCTGA
- the aroC gene encoding chorismate synthase has translation MSMNAFGHLFRVTTWGESHGPALGATVDGCPPGIAIDEAQLQHWLDKRKPGQNKFTTQRREPDAVKILSGVFEGQTTGTPVQLMIENTDQRSKDYGDIVEKFRPGHADITYWQKYGIRDYRGGGRSSARETAARVAAGGLARAALASLAPKVQITGYMTQVGPHRIDRANFDWDQIEQNPFWTPDAKAAADWADYLDGLRKEGNSVGAVIEVVARGVPAGIGAPVYGKLDTDLAAAMMSINAVKAVEIGDGMAAAALTGVENADEISLGPDGPEYSSNHAGGILGGISTGQDVVVRFAVKPTSSILTTRKTITKSGEAAEIITKGRHDPCVGIRAVPVAEAMMACVILDHILLHRGQIGGGVGETRGRIG, from the coding sequence ATGTCGATGAATGCCTTCGGACATCTCTTCCGCGTCACAACCTGGGGCGAAAGCCACGGCCCGGCGCTTGGCGCCACGGTGGACGGCTGCCCGCCGGGCATCGCCATCGATGAGGCACAGCTCCAGCATTGGCTCGACAAGCGCAAGCCGGGGCAGAACAAGTTCACCACCCAGCGGCGTGAACCGGATGCGGTGAAGATCCTTTCGGGCGTATTCGAGGGCCAAACGACCGGCACGCCGGTGCAGCTGATGATCGAGAATACCGATCAACGCAGCAAGGATTACGGCGACATCGTCGAGAAATTCCGCCCGGGCCATGCCGACATCACCTACTGGCAGAAATATGGCATCCGCGATTATCGCGGCGGCGGGCGCTCCTCGGCCCGCGAAACCGCCGCCCGCGTTGCCGCCGGCGGGCTGGCCCGCGCCGCGCTGGCGAGCCTCGCGCCGAAGGTGCAGATCACCGGCTACATGACGCAGGTCGGCCCCCACCGCATCGATCGCGCCAATTTCGACTGGGATCAGATCGAACAGAACCCCTTCTGGACACCGGACGCCAAAGCCGCTGCCGACTGGGCTGACTATCTGGACGGGCTGCGCAAGGAGGGCAACTCCGTAGGTGCGGTGATCGAAGTCGTCGCGCGTGGCGTGCCCGCCGGGATCGGCGCGCCGGTCTATGGCAAGCTCGATACCGATCTGGCGGCGGCGATGATGTCCATCAATGCGGTGAAAGCGGTGGAAATCGGCGACGGCATGGCCGCAGCCGCGCTCACTGGCGTCGAGAACGCCGATGAGATCTCCCTGGGCCCCGATGGGCCGGAATACAGCTCCAACCACGCAGGCGGCATTCTGGGCGGCATCAGCACTGGTCAGGATGTGGTGGTGCGCTTCGCGGTCAAACCGACCTCCTCGATCCTGACCACCCGCAAGACGATCACCAAATCCGGCGAGGCTGCCGAGATCATCACCAAGGGCCGCCACGACCCCTGCGTCGGCATCCGCGCGGTACCGGTGGCCGAAGCCATGATGGCCTGCGTGATCCTCGATCACATCCTTCTGCACCGCGGCCAGATCGGCGGCGGCGTGGGCGAGACCCGTGGCCGAATCGGCTGA
- a CDS encoding FMN-binding negative transcriptional regulator — protein sequence MHPNPAFRQTPEARSIAFARSRGFGMLCLNGDAAPLISHVPFVLAETGTEARLHLVRSNLIAGVVEAPTSAVIAVTGPDSYISPDWYGDPAQVPTWNYVAVHLRGQIEPLPQEALRADLDLLSAHFESRLAPKPEWTAEKMPPEALDRMMRMIRPFRFSLTQIDGTWKLNQNKPDALRLAAAEAVARSGQGVEIEQLAQLMAAIPSS from the coding sequence ATGCACCCCAATCCCGCATTCCGCCAGACACCCGAGGCCCGCAGCATCGCCTTTGCCCGCAGCCGTGGCTTCGGCATGCTCTGCCTGAACGGCGATGCGGCTCCGCTGATCTCCCATGTCCCCTTCGTGCTGGCGGAAACCGGCACCGAGGCCCGCCTGCATCTGGTGCGCTCCAACCTGATCGCCGGCGTCGTCGAAGCGCCCACCTCCGCCGTGATCGCCGTGACCGGCCCTGATAGCTATATCTCACCCGACTGGTACGGCGACCCGGCGCAGGTGCCGACGTGGAACTACGTCGCCGTGCACCTGCGCGGGCAAATCGAACCCCTGCCGCAAGAGGCCCTGCGCGCCGATCTGGACCTTCTGTCGGCTCATTTCGAATCGCGCCTTGCCCCGAAACCGGAATGGACGGCTGAAAAGATGCCCCCCGAAGCATTGGATCGCATGATGCGCATGATCCGCCCCTTCCGCTTCTCCCTGACGCAGATCGACGGCACCTGGAAGCTGAACCAGAACAAGCCAGACGCTTTGAGGCTTGCCGCGGCGGAGGCCGTCGCCCGCTCGGGCCAGGGTGTCGAAATCGAACAGCTCGCTCAGCTGATGGCAGCGATCCCATCAAGTTGA
- the petA gene encoding ubiquinol-cytochrome c reductase iron-sulfur subunit, giving the protein MSHAEDHAGTRRDFLYYATAGAGAVVAGAAVWPLVNQMNPSADVQALASIRVDVSGVEVGTQLTVMFQGKPVFIRRRTEEEIAEARAVDLGDLLDTDDRNANHPGLEATDENRAVDEAGEWLVMLGLCTHLGCVPLGDGAGEFNGWFCPCHGSHYDTAGRIRKGPAPQNLHIPPVAFVDETTIQLG; this is encoded by the coding sequence GTGTCCCACGCAGAAGATCACGCAGGCACCCGCCGGGATTTCCTGTACTATGCGACCGCTGGCGCAGGTGCGGTTGTCGCCGGTGCCGCCGTCTGGCCGCTGGTCAACCAGATGAACCCCTCCGCGGACGTGCAGGCCCTCGCCTCGATCCGTGTCGATGTGTCCGGCGTTGAGGTCGGCACCCAGCTCACCGTGATGTTCCAGGGCAAGCCCGTGTTCATCCGCCGCCGTACCGAGGAAGAAATCGCCGAGGCACGCGCCGTTGATCTGGGCGATCTGCTTGACACCGACGACCGCAACGCCAACCACCCCGGCCTTGAGGCCACCGACGAGAACCGCGCGGTGGACGAAGCCGGCGAATGGCTGGTGATGCTCGGCCTCTGCACCCACCTCGGCTGTGTGCCGCTGGGCGATGGCGCAGGCGAGTTCAACGGCTGGTTCTGCCCCTGCCACGGGTCGCACTACGACACTGCCGGCCGGATCCGCAAAGGGCCCGCGCCGCAGAACCTTCACATTCCGCCCGTCGCCTTTGTCGACGAAACGACGATCCAGCTGGGCTAA
- a CDS encoding class II aldolase and adducin N-terminal domain-containing protein — protein sequence MNAPRANIDHWPERVDLAAAFQWAARLNLHEAVANHFSLAVNPDGTQFLMNPNLRHFSRIKASDLLLLDANDPETLSKPDAPDATAWGLHGALHRLCPHARCAMHVHSIFATVLASLADSRLPPIDQNCAMFFNRTAIDEDYGGLAFEEEGIRCAGLLSDPKTTVLIMGNHGVMVIGQTVAETFNRLYYFERAAETYIRALQTGRPLRILPDEIAEKTAHEIETFPGLDVQHFAELKAILDEEGSAYAS from the coding sequence ATGAACGCGCCCCGCGCCAATATCGATCACTGGCCCGAACGGGTCGATCTCGCCGCCGCCTTCCAATGGGCGGCCCGGTTGAACCTGCACGAGGCAGTGGCCAACCACTTCAGCCTCGCGGTCAATCCAGACGGAACCCAGTTCCTGATGAACCCGAACCTGCGCCACTTCAGCCGGATCAAAGCCTCGGATCTGCTGCTGCTGGACGCGAATGACCCTGAAACCCTCTCCAAACCCGATGCGCCCGATGCCACCGCCTGGGGCCTCCATGGCGCGCTGCACCGCCTCTGCCCCCACGCCCGCTGCGCGATGCATGTGCATTCGATCTTCGCCACGGTGCTGGCCAGCCTCGCCGACAGCCGCCTGCCGCCGATTGATCAGAACTGCGCGATGTTCTTCAACCGCACGGCGATCGACGAAGATTACGGCGGGCTCGCTTTCGAGGAGGAAGGCATCCGCTGCGCCGGCCTTCTGTCAGATCCGAAAACAACCGTCCTGATCATGGGCAACCATGGCGTCATGGTCATCGGCCAGACCGTCGCGGAGACGTTCAACAGGCTCTATTACTTCGAAAGAGCCGCCGAAACTTACATCCGCGCCCTGCAAACGGGCCGCCCCTTGCGCATCCTGCCGGATGAGATTGCGGAGAAAACGGCCCATGAAATCGAGACCTTCCCGGGCCTCGACGTGCAGCATTTCGCTGAGCTGAAAGCCATCCTCGATGAAGAGGGCAGTGCTTACGCAAGCTGA
- a CDS encoding glutathione S-transferase produces MRLYFSQTSPYVRKVMVLLHETEQLEAVELVPASGTPLAPAEGLGAANPLTKVPALERPDGPTLYDSRVITQFLNARAGATLYPQARYFDVLTLEATGDGITDAALLMVYETRLRREEIRFPEWVEGQWSKIERALDVLNTRWMSHLNGPLDAGQISVACALGYLDFRHDARNWRQGRDALAAWFEAFSNRASMVQTRPDA; encoded by the coding sequence ATGCGTCTCTATTTCAGCCAAACCTCGCCCTATGTGCGCAAAGTGATGGTGCTCCTGCACGAAACCGAGCAACTGGAGGCGGTGGAGCTTGTCCCCGCCAGCGGCACGCCGCTTGCCCCCGCCGAAGGGCTGGGCGCGGCCAATCCGCTTACCAAGGTGCCCGCGCTCGAGCGCCCCGACGGGCCGACGCTCTATGACAGCCGGGTCATCACCCAGTTCCTGAACGCCCGCGCCGGCGCTACGCTCTACCCTCAAGCGCGCTATTTCGACGTGCTGACACTGGAAGCCACCGGCGACGGAATCACCGACGCCGCGCTTCTGATGGTCTATGAAACCCGCCTGCGCCGGGAAGAGATCCGCTTTCCGGAATGGGTCGAGGGCCAATGGTCCAAGATCGAACGCGCGCTCGATGTGCTGAACACGCGCTGGATGAGCCACCTGAACGGTCCGCTTGATGCCGGTCAGATCTCGGTGGCCTGCGCGCTTGGGTATCTTGATTTCCGCCACGATGCCCGCAATTGGCGGCAAGGGCGAGATGCGCTTGCGGCCTGGTTCGAGGCCTTTTCCAATCGCGCCAGCATGGTCCAGACCCGGCCCGACGCCTGA
- a CDS encoding HD domain-containing protein — translation MAESAELPGALRALAAQHMAADSAHDLAHLDRVWINCRRIAAGEGKGDLRLLAAGAYLHDLVNLPKSSPDRAGASRLAAQAAAPLLPPLGYDAAEIEAIGHIIEAHSFSAQIEPETTEAEILRDADRLDALGAIGIARNFAVAGQTGQALYHPEDPFATARALDDSRHALDHWRLKLLSLADGLRTETARQIAAERVRLMQCFLDQLAEDIGQVCPPDWRAAPTLF, via the coding sequence GTGGCCGAATCGGCTGAACTTCCGGGCGCGCTGCGCGCCCTCGCCGCGCAGCATATGGCGGCAGACAGCGCCCATGATCTGGCGCATCTGGACCGCGTCTGGATCAACTGCCGGCGCATCGCTGCGGGCGAAGGCAAGGGCGATCTGCGGCTGCTGGCCGCTGGCGCCTACCTCCACGACCTCGTGAACCTGCCGAAATCGAGCCCCGACCGCGCCGGGGCCTCCCGGCTTGCCGCTCAAGCCGCCGCCCCGCTTCTTCCGCCGCTGGGCTATGATGCGGCGGAGATTGAAGCCATAGGCCACATCATCGAAGCCCACAGCTTTTCTGCCCAAATAGAGCCTGAAACCACTGAAGCCGAGATCCTGCGCGACGCCGACAGGCTGGATGCGCTTGGGGCCATCGGCATCGCCCGCAACTTCGCCGTCGCCGGCCAGACCGGGCAAGCGCTCTATCACCCGGAGGACCCCTTCGCCACCGCGCGCGCTCTGGATGACAGCCGCCATGCGCTCGACCATTGGCGCCTGAAACTTCTGAGCCTAGCAGACGGGCTGCGCACCGAGACCGCCCGCCAGATCGCCGCGGAGAGGGTGCGCCTGATGCAATGTTTCCTCGACCAACTCGCCGAAGACATCGGGCAGGTCTGCCCACCTGACTGGCGCGCTGCCCCCACTTTGTTCTGA
- a CDS encoding 6,7-dimethyl-8-ribityllumazine synthase — MIMTQPRYAFIKANWHADIVDRALEGFCELIPAAQVDVFDVPGAFEMPLLARDLAGSGRYAAVAAAAFVVDGGIYRHDFVAQAVVDGLMRAGMDTGVPVLSVSLTPHHFQETEHHTAIYRAHFVEKGREAARAALMIGNTRAALAA; from the coding sequence ATGATCATGACACAGCCCCGTTACGCTTTCATCAAGGCCAACTGGCATGCCGACATCGTGGACCGCGCCCTTGAGGGGTTCTGCGAGCTGATCCCGGCGGCGCAGGTGGATGTGTTCGACGTGCCCGGCGCGTTTGAAATGCCGCTGCTGGCCCGCGATCTGGCCGGCTCCGGACGGTATGCCGCTGTTGCGGCGGCGGCTTTCGTGGTGGATGGCGGCATCTACCGCCACGATTTCGTGGCGCAGGCCGTAGTGGACGGGTTGATGCGCGCTGGCATGGATACAGGCGTGCCAGTGCTCTCTGTCTCGCTCACGCCGCACCATTTTCAGGAAACCGAGCATCACACCGCGATCTACCGCGCCCATTTCGTGGAAAAGGGCCGGGAAGCGGCTCGCGCGGCGTTGATGATCGGCAACACCCGGGCCGCGCTAGCGGCTTGA